Part of the Spinacia oleracea cultivar Varoflay chromosome 5, BTI_SOV_V1, whole genome shotgun sequence genome, tactttttgtcaaatcaagtgtaattggatttcctgtgagtttacacccaattgactagtaatataggagtcgccattcagtttttaacgacaatgagaaaaactgacaaaacccggttatcgtgacataaagagagtgcaattatgtttgaccacgacggccgtaggttcccttgtgatccctggtggtggggatcgctcaacgtacacccgcagggtagagattgagggttcgggggactgtaactaccgagaggagtactcgctcttggataactctagaggcaggatatccttactagctcagcataaataattgaagggacatgcgttaactattaaactaatctgagttgattttaacaatatgcaccatatagtactagatcgagcgcgattatctgatttagattgttttaagggacctagcatgataatccaatttcccaaaaatatcatatttattaagcgtgatcgaacaatcagatttagttagtttaacagttcataaaagggcgaggaaagcaattaaaccatggaaaagggacacattacgacgcacccttgagaggtgcgtcacggttctcagaaaactaaccactttgactttgctatttctccttttatttaacgaatctcaaattatgggacaggatacgttctgttcgatttatggatcgattgcgacagaatgcgtgatcagttttgcagcgtgaggcttaggcttaggggtttagagtcaatactcggaataataattgtgtgttgtgtccttttcacgtcgaacttaaggccctatttatagaaaagagttcgtggaaagataaaattgcagaactctaatccacgaggaattaggaaaaaacacgtaccaggtattttcagcgcccaggcttgggcgccgaagatttcggcgcccagaaccaggcgttgaaaataggatctgggccatttttcttagtcagattcggattcctagaatcccgAGTATTTGAGactttaattgagtcttttagtgcgtattaaccttgcacTACAGGAAAATGATACATATGTAGACGGAATAATTGTGACGGTGTAACAAAGGGTCGCAAGGATTTTGGGGGCGCGAATACTACTTTGCAAATTGCGGCGGTTTAGAGGCTCGCAATATATTACGACACACTAAAGCGTCGCTATTTACCATAAAAAACACGTGAAACCCACGTGTTAATATTTCGCCAAATATTTTCGCCAAATATTTTCGCCAAAAAGATATCCCGCCTAACTCTGTTCCCACGCCCTGCTCCCACGCCCTGCTCCACGATTTTCTCCCTCAAACAACCGACTAAACCCTCACTCTCAACAATCAACTGCTCTCTACTCTCAACAATCAACTGCTCTCTGAAACATTCCTAGAGAATCGCTCAAGCTTTCGGAATCCCCTCAATTTCGTCGGTAAATCCTCAAATTCGTCCACAGTTTGTAgcaataatctcattcctctcAATATTTAAGGATTGAAATCCCAGCTGGTTAATTCGTCTTCATAATTGCCCAAACAAAACCATCTCAAGCATCTATAAATTAGTGTTTTTTTCTGGAGAAATTCGTTCGTGGGTTGTAGAATTACAGCTAGTTTGTTTTTTCAGATAGATTCGCCCAATTCAATCAAGAAATTCTTGAaggtttgtttatttttttacttttatctGCGGAatttgtgtgtttgattttttttaattcatacTGATAGTAATTTTCTTGCAATTTAACAGATTTATGCAAGAATTCAACatattgtttttatgttttaatttagGGTTAATATGTAGTTAGTTTCGATCAAGGCTgtattttaattactttttaatttctattggttttcttaGTCATTTATATTGCATATAGATTCTAGTTGTTTTATATTTCTGCTTATTACAACAGAGATGCTGATGTTGTTGTTTAATTGCTGTTTAAATTTCAATGCTTTTACAAAATCATCAATAATAATTCACTTGCACAGTTGTGATTTGCGTTGGCCGAGTTTTTCATAGAACCGTAGCTTAAATTTCCACCCCTTTAATTTTTATTCTCTGTTTTGGGTGGGATTTTTGTTGATGAGCTTCTGCGATTGCGGTGGTGTTGGTAACTGCAGACTGTTGTGCGGTATGTTGTGTTGTTATCCGGGTTGCCTCTACATTTATGTTCTTATTGCCAATTGTGCTTTTGCAAATGCATCCTGTGAAGGTTTAGGCTTTACTATCTTTCTCAATTTCAACGTTGCTAGCTACTAAAGCCAATACTATGGCCCGTGAATTTGTTTTGGGTATTCCCCCTCCGACCTCTTATTAATCAAACCGATTAGTTTGTGGGTGGTTTCATTGGATgtgattttttatattttactcCTGTTTATAACATCTTATATGGTTGAATTTCCCAAGATTTTTCTTGCATTTGGTGATTTCTGACTGAATATAAATGCATATTGTTGTTTTGATAGGTTATCCTAACCCACAATAGGTAAGCTGTATATAACTAGACTCTGCAATATTTGTGAATACTGGGAAAATAAATTTACCTTAACTAGTAATACAAAAGCAAAGTAATCAGTTAACAAGAGATTAGACTCTAGATATTAGGTAATTTCATTAGACTTAGATGCTACTGCTAGTTAAGGTACATTTATTTTCCCAGTATGACGTTCTGCAATGAGATGTAATTACCTCAGTATGACGTTATGCAATGAGTTGTAATTACCTCAAGAAAAGCCCAAATTTCCTCGAAAAGTTCCtttaaaatcacaaaaataATTAGAAAACATCCCAAAACTAGTTGTACTGCTTTCTGTGTGGGAGGATGGTTTTCCATATATTTTTCCAAGGTTCAGCTTCAAATATTATTAACCTCTTTAATCCGTACTGAATTTCTGTTTCAGAGAAATAAATTATCTATAAATTTCTCGTAAATTAACCAGGGTTCTTTAGCATTGGATATAGGAAGACTAGCAGGAGGATATGGAATGGGTGCCTTCTCCTATGTGGTATGTATGCTTTGGAGTTATATGCCATCTTTCTAGACAAAAAAACTCTGTTCAATGGCCACATTTTTGCAGCTTTACATTGAAGTGCTAGCCAACATGATATGGTAAAATCAACAGGTACCTGTTTACATTGCGGAAATATCACCTGTAAATCTCCGAGGAGCACTTACAACATTAAACCAGGTATTTTTGTAACTGTTGTACTTCATGTTTTACTAAAAATTCTTGCAGTTACCATATCAAATTTTAATAATGATATTATTACGGTTTTTGCATAGACTTACACTATTTTCTCCTATTGTAGGTCATGATCTGTACTGGCGTCTCAGTGGCGTTTATAATAGGGATAGTTTTATCATGGAGGACTTTAGCATTAACTGGTAAAGAATTAGGGAAAAGGAGTTCATTGCTGAGTTTGATTACTTAAAACAAAAATCTTAGACTTTGTAGCAAGAGACTTACTAGCCATATAATGCAGGACTTGTTCCATGTGCTGTTCTGCTTTTGGGTTTATGCTTCATTCCAGAATCTCCAAGATGGATGGTAAGCATACAGAATCATTTCAAAATTAGGTATAAAATTCAATTGGAACAATCATATCAAATCGAAGTAAATACAGGCGAAAATAGGATCTCAAAAGGAGTTTGAAGCTGCATTTCAGAAACTTCGTGGCAAGGATGCAGATGTAACCCATGAGGCTGCTGAGATTCAAGTACTAGTTGTTCTAAGCTGGTTCTTTCAATTTGACTATTATTATACTCAAGCACTGAAGTGGCCTACTCATATTTGCACATTACGACTTTCAATTGACAGGATTACATAGAAGAACTCGAAAAGATGCCCAAAGCTAATATGTTTGACTTGTTTCAAAAGAGGTATCTACGTTCTGTAACGGTAAGACTTCTACCCTTGTTATATGTTATCAGCTGATTGTGTCAAATTTGTGAATCCATAAGTCTTAACACAACTCCCTAATCTTATAGGGTTTTCTCAACTCATTTTgttaaatacttcgtatatgacaACTCACACACATTAACAAATCACATCATATACGGGCCAACAAAATACTATATATAATGTTCTTTAGATTTCATAATTTAACAGTACTTTGTCTTACTGATCACTAAACCAATGAGCCAAATCTGACTCAATTTGTTTATCTGATTAAATAAGCAAGGGCAGAGGCGAGTTGCGCTACTTAAAGAGAATTGATTAATTCACTTGACCaacaacacaaaaaaaaatgttcatcagaTCAGAAATTTGAGTTCTTGAGCTTTCATTAGCTTTAGCCAAAAGTGATAAACACTTTTCCAAAAGTTATCCCTGTTCCAAACCACAACCTATGTCACTCGAAATTTGGACCGGGACACACGGACACACAGACCGCCACAATGCAGATCAGCTAGTGGTTTCTTCACTCTATGTCCAGCCTAATTTGAAGCACTAAATTCTCATATCCTACACAAAAGATAAAATAACAACTAACAATGCCTACCATCACCAAATGTATTTCTACTACCTATATAAGGAAAATATCATGGTCAAAATCCACAATGGTTTCCCATCAAAACCCACCCCCCAGCCAAATACCATTTTGACAATAAAGATCAACCACATACTCCACTCCAACCTCCATCCAATTGTGTTTGTTCTGATAGACGTTTCACAACCTCCGACAAATAAATTTGATAAGTCAAGTTATCTTTCCTCTGTACTCTTCTTGAATTACTAGAACTTCTACTTCACTAAGTTTTATCAGAATATTTCAAGCATGTTCACTTTATACTACTCCCATCTGGATTCTAAGGTCATGGAAAAATACATCAACCATGAGAAAGCATTGCAGTTGATCCACTAACAAAGCCTTTTTGTTTCACAAGAAACATCTCAATCCTTTCTTACAGAGTTACAGATCGATCAGCAAAATAAATGAATTGCAATACTGACGACTCACAAAACAGAATTGCAAGAAGAAACATACAGatcgatcagaaaaataaatgAATTGCAAAGTAAAACTCTATACCTAAACAAGGTTGGTAGGAGCCAGAAAATAGCAGATCAATATGGTATTGTGGCCAACAAAAATTTGAGAAAATAGCAGATCAATATGCATAGCACCTGACCAATTCACAGGAAAGTCCGACCCCCCCCAGGTGATGTAGCTTAACAACTAGCAGAAACCTACAACCTGAAGTTCCATGTAAATCAAAAGTTTTAGCAGCCATGTTGACAGCTGACCTGAACATTGCAGAATCTGAGAAGGTTGTTAGATCTATAACAATCTTTACTCAACTGCCAAAACCCTAGGAATTCAAAGGCTTTACTCCCCTAAGGTACAAATTAGAAAGGGTTTAGATTGATTATATGAGCTTCACTCACTAAATGCAATTAATCTACCTGATCTAATTTTCAGTGTTTTCACTGGCCCACAAGTGTATTTAATCTTATTTTACTCACCGATTTACAACAGACTCTTTAGTTAAAAGTCTCTCCTTCCACAAAAGAATTTTTGAAAAATTTCCTGAATATTTATctcaaaatctgaaaattacaagcAAAGAGCTGAAATAATCTTAATAAACTGTCCTAGTACCTCACTACCTCCTTAACAAATTACATATCTAATACCTAGTCCCTAAAAAGATTCTGAAATAAGAAGACTAAACCTAATCTAATTAGGAAACCAACTCCTGGTACACAAGTACACGTTTTCAGCTCTTCTTACTTTCTTAGCACCTCTAAGTTTTTAAACAAACCAATCCTGATACACATGGGACTTGAACAAAACAACAATTACTGAAATCCCaaacaaattttaatttgaattcaaCAGATTCAGGAATCCTTGATAGTGCAACTAGCAAACAGAAAAACGAGTTGAATTCACCAAATTGACACACCATTGCATAGCCTTGGCTAATAATGATATAGAGAAGATAACATGATTTTTAGAAGAGTCAACGACCTACTAGAAAGAATAAAATTCAAATAGCTCATCTGCAATCAACGACTCCTATAAACATAACATTAGAATGTATGAAGAAGATTTTCACCATATCAAAATGTAATTCACACGTAAGGAAACCAGTTTAGAATGCAAGGCGTACAAGGAAAAAGGCAACTTGTCTGTGATTCTTTTCAGCAGCCAATTGCGCTGGAGTGAGGCCAGTGTTATCTACCACAATCAGGTCGTCTTTCTTTCCAGTCTGTACCAATACCGTGCAGGCCTCCAAGTTCCctcgaatggaaaaccaatggagaggggTACAT contains:
- the LOC110804079 gene encoding sugar transporter ERD6-like 7, whose translation is MMPLSACALDAAHASLNSFVGCRITASLFFQIDSPNSIKKFLKGSLALDIGRLAGGYGMGAFSYVVPVYIAEISPVNLRGALTTLNQVMICTGVSVAFIIGIVLSWRTLALTGLVPCAVLLLGLCFIPESPRWMAKIGSQKEFEAAFQKLRGKDADVTHEAAEIQDYIEELEKMPKANMFDLFQKRYLRSVTVTLEIPWVKWEDGWTWEVKAQLMEAVEWPQKPQDAFERIGTCPPTGVLLFGPPWMQQNAHGPSCSF